In Phacochoerus africanus isolate WHEZ1 chromosome 1, ROS_Pafr_v1, whole genome shotgun sequence, the following are encoded in one genomic region:
- the LOC125113590 gene encoding keratin-associated protein 20-1-like: MNFYNNYCGGLGYGYGGLGCGYGCGYGGYGYTYHPCCYGRYWSSGLF, from the coding sequence ATGAACTTCTATAATAACTACTGTGGTGGCCTCGGTTATGGCTATGGTGGCCTGGGATGTGGCTATGGATGTGGCTATGGTGGTTATGGATATACCTATCATCCATGCTGTTATGGAAGATACTGGTCCTCTGGCTTATTTTGA